TCTTGAAGGCCTGTTGAAGCAGGAGATCATTTCTGATCCTGATCGTTTTGTTGAGCTCGACCCGGAAATGCCGCTTGCGCTACTGGACCAACGCGAATCAGGCAAAAAGGTAATTTTGATCACCAACTCCGAGTGGAGTTATGCCAGCCCAATGCTCACCTACGCATTTGATCAATTTTTGCCAGGCGACATGACGTGGAAAGACTTGTTCGAGTTTTCCATTTTCGGATCGCGCAAACCCAGTTTCTTTGAAAGCAAATCGCCAGCTTTTGAAATCGTGGATGAGTCTGGCTTGCTGCGCGAACACAAAGGCCCGCTCAAAAAGGGGGGGATGTATGTCGGCGCCAATGCCTCGCTTGTAGAAGAATCGCTCAATTTACCGGGAGAGCGCATTCTGTATGTAGGCGACCATATTTATTCTGATGTCCGGGTGAGCAAGAATCTGCACCGCTGGCGTACCGCATTAATCATGCGTGAGCTGGAGGACGAAATAGATGCGCTCAGAAGTTTTGAGCAAGCGCAGGAAGAATTGTCCAGCAAAATGGTGCAGAAAGAGGAAATGGAAGCCTCCTATTCCGCACTCCGGCTTGATCTGCAGCGCCAGCGAAAAGGATATGGCCCGCGCTCCGATCGTGCGATGGATGAAACCGAGCGGATGATGGTGAACTTGAAACAGGAAATCGTGGCACTCGACGAAACGATTGCGCCGCTGGCTTCATCAGCCACTACGCTATTGAATCCCAACTGGGGTTTGCTGATGCAAGCCGGCAACGAGAAAAGCCATTTTGCCCGTCAGGTTGAACGGTCAGCAGACCTGTATACTTCGCGTGTATCAAATTTTTTGCATTACACCCCGTTTGTCTACCTCCGTTCATTCCGCGGGAGCCTGCCCCACAATCCAATAGACAGCTCTGACTATCAGGAAATCAGCCGAAGAACAACCGAAATCACCTGAGCTTAATCGAGCGACGCGAGGTATTCCCAGGCGAGGGCACCTGTACCCAACACGCCGGCATGGTCCTGCAGTTTTGAAATCACGATGGGCACCGGCTCATCCGTTGGGTAACGGAAAATGTGGCTGTTCACATGCTGCTTGAGCGGCTCCAGGAAATGACGGGCTGCATTGCTTGCGCCACCACTCAAAATGATTTTCTCCGGTGCATATACGTGAATGGTACTCACCAGTAACCAGCCTAGCTGTTCAGTCCATACATTCAGTTCGTCCGTACACAGACGATCTCCCTGCTCAACAGCCACTATGATGGCCTTAAAATCCACGGTTCGAGGGTCGGTGAAATAAGCATCACTCAGCACAGACTCAATGCCCCGCGCCAGACCATCGCGTACGTTCATCGCCAATGCGGTAGCAGAACAAAACATTTCAGCTGTTCCTCGTGCGTTGGTGATACAGAGTCGGCCGCCGGCTTGTTGTACGATATGCCCCATCTGGGTGCCAAACTGGAGGTGCGGATCCCGGAGGATCTTCCCATCCAACATCACCCCGGAGCCTACCCCGGTACCGAGGGTGATGGTCACGGCCCACTTGCAGTCTTGTGCCTGTCCAAAAGCAGCCTCTGCGTAAATGGAAATACGCCCGTCATTATCCGCAATAACCGGCACACCAAGCCGCTGCTCAAGCTCCTCAACGATAGGATAACCTTCAAGTCCTTTCACTTTGCCGGGCAGGTACACCACCCCTTTGCGGGGATCAACAGCGCCGGAAAAGGCAAGGCCCACAGCCTGCGGACCCTTGCCATTTTCCTCGCTAATGCGCTCAACTTCTTCCACATACGTTTTGATCAGGGTAGCCGGCACCATGTGGTACCCGGAAGGCTGAATGCCGGCAGCACCCACTTCACCAGTACGGCTCACCGCGCCACTCTTCAGCCGCGTCCCCCCAAGATCAAACCCGATTACATACTCTTTCATTTTGGTTGAAAGTTAAAGGTTAAAGGTTGTCTCACGACGTAATGTCGTGCGACAAGGTTGAAGGTTTTTGAGCTTGTAGGTTCGCAATATGCTGAAGGACAAAACACGTTAAACTTTTTTAACTAACGATACAGATGGGCGAGGCTCTTCCGGTAGGCTTCGTAGAAGCGGTCGAGCTGTTCGTCGGCGCTGGTGTTGCCTACAAACTGATGGCTGGGGAGCAGTTCGGGTTTTACGCCGCGGGCGAGCAGTTTTTCAGCTACATCAACGCGAAGCATGTTCATCAGCATCCCCCCCAATACCGTTGAGGTCGGACCGGTGCGCCATTCGAGGCCTTCCAGTTCGAGCAGGCAATCTCCTGGCGGGCAATGGTTGTTCAATACTACATCTGCGATATCGATGAGTTTTTTGCCTGAAGAATGCGCCGGCTTCGAATTTTCGCAGTGTGGCCGAGATACAACACCAATCACGGGCATGCCGCGTTTTTTTGCACCTAGCGCCATTTCCACAATCAGTGGCCGGATACCGCTCGTAGAAATAAGAATAAACGCATCATGCGGCCCAAATTTAAAGCTTTGCAAAATCTCTTCCGCATAGCCCTCATACTTCTCAAGATACAGCGGGCCCCGCAACCCGTTCATGCCTACGATAGAAGCGTGATTTGAAACCGCCTGCTCTACGAGCGCATAGAAACCAACGAAGCCTCCCTGTCGCGGTGTAATTTCCTCGACCATCATCCGAGAGTGTCCTGCACCAAACAGGAAAACGAGCCCTCCGTTTGCAATACTCTCCGCACAAACTGATGCAGCAGCATCAATGTTGTCCATTTCAGATTCCCTGAGGTCATTCAGCAGGGCCATCGTTTTTTCAAAATACTCTTGTCCCGCGCGCATGTTGTTTTAGGTTGGATGATTGATGCAGCCAGCTGCTGCGAATCAGCGAATTGGGTACCAGCTATACATTCTGTTCTACAGTGATGCCGGCGCCCGAAGTTAACCTTCTTCCCCCGGCAACGTCAAGCACTCAATAAACTCTTTACGTTGCAGCGCATTACAATAACACGTACCCTGTTTACTGCTGTTATCTTTTTGGGCTGTCTTGCGTATATCTCTTCTCCCAAAGCACTACAAATTTCGGCATGACCCTCCTTCTTCTTTTGTTGTTGCTCACATGCAGCACTACCGTATTTGCCCAGGAGTCTGACTCGACAGACCAGTATGCCGCCGCAATGCTACAACCATTGGAATACCGCATGGTTGGTCCGTTCAGGGGCGGCCGTGTCACTGCTGTCGCCGGCACCGGCGGTCATACGCCAACCCTGTTTATGGGATCTACAGGGGGCGGCATCTGGCGGTCTACCAATAATGGACTCAGTTACGCCAACGTAAGCGATGGATACTTTGAAGTAGGTTCTATCGGCGCCATTGCCATTGCGCCGGCAGATTCCAACGTGGTGTATGTCGGCACAGGGTCTGCCGGTATCCGTAGCAATGTTTCTACGGGAAAAGGGGTTTACAAGTCGCTGGACCAGGGGGCTTCATGGATCTACATGGGGTTGCCAGAAGCCGGCCAGATGGGCGAAGTTGCTGTACATCCACAAGAACCAGATATCGTCTTTGTTGCTGCACTCGGGCATGTATTTGGCCCAAACCCCGAACGCGGTGTTTTCCGCTCCATTGATGGCGGCAATTCATGGGAGCACGTGCTCTATGTTTCCGATAGCACGGGCGCTGCATCCGTGGTTATAAACCCGGAAAACCCGGATGAAATTTTCGCCTCGATGTGGCGCGCAGAACGAAAGCCATGGACCATCATCAGTGGCGGTGTAGAAAGCGGGGTGTACAAATCTGTAGATGGCGGTGATACCTGGACACAACTCACAGAAGGCTTACCATCTGGTGTCGTTGGAAAAATTGACCTGGCCATTTCACCTGTAGACCCCTCTCGGATTTATGCCCTACTAGAAGCACCTGATGGCAAAGGCGGCCTCTACAGATCTGACGACGGTGGTGCTTCGTTTGCCTTTATCAACGACCAGAAAAGCCTTGTTTATCGCCCGTTTTACTACACCCATGTACACGCAGACCCGGTAGACGCTTCGGTCGTTTATGTAAGCAATGAGTCGTTTTTCAAGTCAACCAATGGCGGCAAGTCCTTTGCAAGCATCCGGACACCACATGGCGACCATCATGCGCTTTGGATCAATCCGGACAACAACAGCTACTTATTCCAGGGCAATGACGGTGGCGCCACTGTCACCCTCGATGGGGGCAACACATGGTCTTCCATCAATAACCAGGCAACGGGTGAGTTTTACCATGTCGTAGTCGACAACCAGTTTCCGTACAACCTCTACGGGGAGCAGCAGGACAATACGACCATCATGATTCCCAACCTGCCCCCAACAGCCAGCCGGCCGCTTGACCCCAAACAAAACTGGCGAGAGATAGCCGGCTGCGAAACGGGCCCAATCGCTGTGCATCCCAACAAGCCCAACATCATTTATGG
This Bacteroidota bacterium DNA region includes the following protein-coding sequences:
- a CDS encoding ROK family protein; amino-acid sequence: MKEYVIGFDLGGTRLKSGAVSRTGEVGAAGIQPSGYHMVPATLIKTYVEEVERISEENGKGPQAVGLAFSGAVDPRKGVVYLPGKVKGLEGYPIVEELEQRLGVPVIADNDGRISIYAEAAFGQAQDCKWAVTITLGTGVGSGVMLDGKILRDPHLQFGTQMGHIVQQAGGRLCITNARGTAEMFCSATALAMNVRDGLARGIESVLSDAYFTDPRTVDFKAIIVAVEQGDRLCTDELNVWTEQLGWLLVSTIHVYAPEKIILSGGASNAARHFLEPLKQHVNSHIFRYPTDEPVPIVISKLQDHAGVLGTGALAWEYLASLD
- a CDS encoding SIS domain-containing protein, producing the protein MRAGQEYFEKTMALLNDLRESEMDNIDAAASVCAESIANGGLVFLFGAGHSRMMVEEITPRQGGFVGFYALVEQAVSNHASIVGMNGLRGPLYLEKYEGYAEEILQSFKFGPHDAFILISTSGIRPLIVEMALGAKKRGMPVIGVVSRPHCENSKPAHSSGKKLIDIADVVLNNHCPPGDCLLELEGLEWRTGPTSTVLGGMLMNMLRVDVAEKLLARGVKPELLPSHQFVGNTSADEQLDRFYEAYRKSLAHLYR
- a CDS encoding HAD-IG family 5'-nucleotidase; protein product: MPNIPLKSGLFCNRTTNLRSIAAVGYDMDYTLIHYDVAAWEERAYTYLREGLKALGWPVDHLRFDYDMAMQGLIIDLQEGNVLKANRFGYVRRAYHGTKPLDFKAQRELYRGTLINLSEARWKFMNTQFSISEICMYMQLVELLDEGKLPPSVGYEHLYRWTRRVLDEAHLEGLLKQEIISDPDRFVELDPEMPLALLDQRESGKKVILITNSEWSYASPMLTYAFDQFLPGDMTWKDLFEFSIFGSRKPSFFESKSPAFEIVDESGLLREHKGPLKKGGMYVGANASLVEESLNLPGERILYVGDHIYSDVRVSKNLHRWRTALIMRELEDEIDALRSFEQAQEELSSKMVQKEEMEASYSALRLDLQRQRKGYGPRSDRAMDETERMMVNLKQEIVALDETIAPLASSATTLLNPNWGLLMQAGNEKSHFARQVERSADLYTSRVSNFLHYTPFVYLRSFRGSLPHNPIDSSDYQEISRRTTEIT